In Haliscomenobacter hydrossis DSM 1100, the DNA window GGGGTTTTCAGTGAAGAGGTAATTGGTCAGCCCTGCGGCGGTGTTGGCGTGCAGGTTTTCGATCAACAAATCGAAGTTGCGGTTAAAACTGGGTTGGGGTTTGCCTCCGTATTGGATTTGCGCCGTACTTTCCAGGGGCTGCGGTGCATTGGAAAGCAGAATGATGGGGTGCAGCCGCACATCTTCCACCACGTCTTTTGGGAACAAAAAGGCGCGATCGCGGAACACTTCGGCCAGTTCGCCCTCGTCCAGAATCGAAATGGTTTTGGCAAACTTTTCGGCGTCTTCAAAGCAGCGTTGCAAACGATCGATCAACACCTGAAAATCGCGAATCCAGATGACCGTATCTTCCTTGAGCACCCGAAACAGGGATACTTTGTCTTCTTGTTTAAAGCGGGTATTGATGTTGGGGACAATCGAGACCCTGCTGATGTTTTGCGCCGAAAGCTGCGTAAGTGGATTAAAAGTACGGATGCTTTCTACCTCATCGTCAAACAACTCCACGCGGTAGGGGAGGTCGTTGCCAAAAGAAAAAATATCGATGATGCCGCCCCGGAGAGAGAATTGACCGGGTTCAAACACAAATTCTTCGCGGGTAAACTTGTACTCAATCAATACGTCCATCAAAAACTCGGGATCCAGTTTTTCACCCACGGCAATTTCAATGCGAGATTTGCTCAATACTTCCGGGGATACCACCCGCTCAAACAGCGCCTCCGGGTACGTCACAATCACCTGCCCCCGCGCGGCATTGCTCACCGCGTTGATGGTTTCGGTGCGTTCCAGTACGTTGGTTTGGTTCAATTCGTCAAAACGCAGCGGCTGCTTGAAAGAGTCCGGAAAAAAATGCACGCGCTTTTGCCCAAACAGTGCGGCGAGGTCATTTTGCCAATACGCCGCTTCTTCTTTATTGTCGGCCACAATCAGGTGATTGGCCGGGTGTTGGTGGTATACGCCCGCAATGACAAAGCTCAATTGGGCACCCACCAATTCCAGTAACTTGACCCGTGCCGGGGTTTCATTTTTGAGTTCTTGTACAATGGACGTCGTGCGGGTGTCCTGCCGATATAAGTCGAGTAAAGTCTGTAGATTTTTCACAGGTGCAAAGATAATGAAATTGGGAAACGGGATGGGGGAGTAATGGTTTAATATCATGTAGGTAAAGTTTCTTGCTGCGCAAAACCAAGAAATACTTTAAATTGCATAAAAATCAACCTGCATGGAGCATCTGATGATTGAAAGAAACCCCGAAATCATGTTTGGGAAACCCGTGATCAAAGGCACGCGTATCACCGTGGAATTTTTGATGCGTAAGTTGGCAGATGGATTTACCGTTGATGAGATTTTAGAAATGTACCCTCACCTGTCCTTAGCGCAGATACTAGCTGCTTTTGCTTACGCGGCGGATATTATTGCAAATGAAATAGTCATTGAAGCGGCTTGAATATGATTCTGGCAGACGAAAACCTCAATTTTAAGTTTGTACAATCCCTCAGAGATGAGGGCTATCCCGTTACTACCATCCAAGATAAACAGTTGCAAGGTATCTCAGATCAGATGGTAATTGAAGTTGCCCAACACCAGAGTGCCGTTGTTCTAACGGAAGATAAGGATTTTGGTGAACTCGTATATGCGCACAACTTGCAGGATACTACCATCATCTTTCTGCGGTATAGAAAACCGGAACTTGAAATTACCAATAAACTTTTGTTGCAAGTGGTCAAAGACTACTATTTGAAACCAGGCAAACGCTTCATTACCATTGCGAGAGGATTCATTCGGGTAAATGAAT includes these proteins:
- a CDS encoding DUF433 domain-containing protein, whose amino-acid sequence is MEHLMIERNPEIMFGKPVIKGTRITVEFLMRKLADGFTVDEILEMYPHLSLAQILAAFAYAADIIANEIVIEAA
- a CDS encoding DUF5615 family PIN-like protein; the protein is MILADENLNFKFVQSLRDEGYPVTTIQDKQLQGISDQMVIEVAQHQSAVVLTEDKDFGELVYAHNLQDTTIIFLRYRKPELEITNKLLLQVVKDYYLKPGKRFITIARGFIRVNEL